Proteins encoded by one window of Maliibacterium massiliense:
- the rsmD gene encoding 16S rRNA (guanine(966)-N(2))-methyltransferase RsmD, which produces MRIIAGSARGRRLEAPAGDNTRPTHARVREAVFSMLMPYLDDEGAVLDLFAGSGAMALEACSRGMARAVLVDSSPLACACIRKNIVRTGMAERCTLLQMDARRALARLRGTRFSLIVLDPPYDTDLLQEALAQIREGGLLAPEGVALCEYRYTDGFAVPEGYCQKRAKKYGIAGVSLLGLAKEGGENA; this is translated from the coding sequence GTGCGTATTATCGCTGGCAGTGCCCGCGGCCGTCGCCTGGAGGCGCCGGCGGGGGATAACACCCGCCCCACCCATGCGCGCGTGCGCGAGGCGGTGTTCTCCATGCTGATGCCCTACTTAGATGACGAAGGCGCGGTGCTGGACCTGTTTGCAGGCTCGGGCGCGATGGCGCTGGAGGCCTGTTCGCGGGGGATGGCGCGCGCGGTGCTGGTGGACTCATCGCCGCTTGCGTGCGCGTGTATCCGCAAAAACATCGTGCGCACAGGCATGGCGGAGCGGTGCACGCTGCTGCAGATGGACGCGCGGCGCGCGCTTGCTAGGCTGCGGGGGACGCGTTTTTCCCTGATCGTGCTGGATCCACCCTACGATACTGACCTGCTGCAGGAGGCGCTTGCGCAGATCCGCGAAGGTGGCCTACTTGCGCCAGAGGGCGTGGCGCTGTGTGAGTACCGCTACACAGATGGCTTTGCCGTGCCGGAGGGCTACTGCCAAAAGCGCGCAAAAAAATACGGCATCGCGGGCGTGAGCCTGCTGGGGCTTGCGAAAGAGGGCGGCGAGAACGCATGA
- a CDS encoding ATPase encodes MNVLSLLDLLQSELEQASNMPFSGGKAVVDREKCLDIIDEIRATLPDDLRNAEFIKRERQRIIMEAEREAETRLNEAEDQVKTMVDEHEITQQATAKAHEIVSMAQDNAKEIRMAANQYTDDVLSELEEYIAGHLDMVHENRQSLKNGGGRQQHE; translated from the coding sequence ATGAACGTATTATCGCTGCTCGATTTACTGCAATCCGAGCTGGAACAGGCGTCCAACATGCCCTTTTCCGGCGGCAAAGCGGTGGTGGACCGGGAGAAATGCCTGGATATCATCGACGAGATCCGCGCAACCCTGCCCGATGACCTGCGCAACGCGGAGTTTATCAAGCGCGAGCGCCAGCGCATCATCATGGAGGCCGAGCGCGAGGCGGAGACCCGCTTAAACGAGGCCGAGGACCAGGTTAAAACCATGGTGGACGAGCACGAGATCACCCAGCAGGCGACAGCCAAGGCGCACGAGATCGTCTCCATGGCGCAGGATAACGCCAAGGAAATCCGCATGGCCGCCAACCAGTACACCGACGACGTGCTCTCGGAGCTGGAGGAGTACATCGCGGGGCATCTGGATATGGTGCATGAGAACCGCCAGTCCCTCAAAAACGGCGGGGGCAGGCAGCAGCACGAATAG
- the alr gene encoding alanine racemase encodes MRPTWVDVDLDAIRFNVKEIKKNLPPDTRLMAVIKADAYGHGMLPVARAVLSAGASFLGLATVDEALQLRAEGIDAPLLILGAPVRQNMQALIAQGVSQTIWLPQQLLALAEAAQRVGRPALVHLKVDTGMNRIGVQSDAQLAALLDILAQDARLHLEGVFTHFATADDADARYMQMQHARFDRAVACVRARGFAPIVHAANSAASLHVASAHYDMVRPGYAIYGYDPGPAGGTLPLKKALSWKSRVVNLKWIEAGESVSYGIIFTARRRTRVATVPVGYADGYRRCIGNRGYALVRESRAPVIGRVCMDQMMLDVTDIAGVALEDEVVLLGGQGAESIDADLMASWQDTIGYEVLCAIGKRVPRMYTGDVQDAT; translated from the coding sequence ATGCGGCCGACTTGGGTGGACGTTGACCTGGACGCGATCCGCTTCAACGTCAAGGAAATCAAAAAGAATCTACCGCCAGATACCCGCCTGATGGCGGTGATCAAAGCGGATGCGTACGGCCACGGGATGTTGCCCGTGGCACGTGCCGTTTTATCCGCCGGCGCGTCTTTTCTAGGCCTTGCCACGGTGGACGAGGCGCTGCAGCTGCGCGCGGAGGGCATCGACGCGCCCCTATTGATACTGGGCGCGCCCGTGCGGCAGAACATGCAGGCGCTCATAGCCCAGGGCGTGTCCCAGACAATCTGGCTGCCCCAGCAGCTGCTTGCGCTGGCCGAAGCGGCCCAGCGTGTGGGCAGGCCCGCGCTGGTGCACCTGAAGGTGGATACGGGCATGAACCGCATCGGCGTTCAGTCAGACGCGCAGCTTGCAGCGCTGCTGGATATACTCGCGCAGGACGCGCGCCTGCATCTGGAGGGCGTCTTCACCCACTTTGCCACCGCGGACGATGCGGATGCGCGCTACATGCAGATGCAGCATGCGCGCTTTGATCGGGCGGTGGCCTGCGTCAGGGCGCGGGGGTTTGCGCCCATCGTGCACGCCGCCAACAGCGCGGCAAGCCTGCACGTTGCCTCCGCACACTACGATATGGTGCGCCCGGGTTATGCCATCTACGGCTACGACCCTGGACCGGCGGGTGGGACGCTCCCGCTGAAGAAAGCCCTTTCCTGGAAGAGCCGGGTGGTCAACCTCAAGTGGATCGAGGCGGGGGAGAGCGTCAGCTACGGCATTATCTTTACGGCCCGGCGGCGCACGCGTGTGGCCACGGTGCCGGTGGGCTATGCGGACGGTTACCGGCGCTGCATCGGCAACCGTGGATACGCGCTGGTGCGCGAAAGCAGGGCGCCGGTGATCGGCCGGGTGTGCATGGACCAGATGATGCTGGACGTGACGGATATCGCGGGTGTTGCGCTGGAAGATGAGGTGGTGTTGCTGGGCGGCCAGGGTGCCGAAAGCATTGATGCGGATCTGATGGCCTCCTGGCAGGACACCATCGGCTACGAGGTGCTCTGCGCCATCGGCAAGCGGGTGCCCCGCATGTATACGGGGGATGTGCAGGATGCAACGTGA
- the rnc gene encoding ribonuclease III, whose translation MCEQLEATIGYTFADKELLRLALTHRSFLERAPGVESHNQRLEYLGDAVLQLCVSTELYRRFPRADESDLSQGRAALVCEKSLAACAQEINLGAFLRLGHGEEHNGARSRPSMLCDTIEALIGAMYLDGGAEPAFAFILRLLEGRMAGALAPDARLDVKTALVMALKEDGEKVAYSIVGQNGPDHARVFVAQVTLEGRVLGEGSGPSKKEAEKQAARAALAALKQA comes from the coding sequence ATGTGTGAGCAGCTGGAAGCGACAATTGGATACACCTTTGCGGATAAGGAGCTGCTGCGCTTGGCGCTGACGCACCGGTCGTTCCTGGAGCGAGCGCCGGGCGTGGAGAGCCATAACCAGCGCCTGGAGTACCTGGGCGACGCGGTGCTGCAGCTGTGCGTGAGCACGGAGCTTTACAGGCGCTTTCCCCGCGCGGACGAGAGCGACTTAAGCCAGGGACGGGCCGCGCTTGTGTGTGAAAAGAGCCTTGCCGCCTGTGCGCAGGAAATCAACCTGGGCGCGTTTTTGCGCCTGGGCCACGGCGAGGAACATAACGGCGCGCGCAGCCGGCCCAGCATGCTGTGCGATACCATCGAGGCGCTCATCGGCGCGATGTATTTGGACGGCGGCGCCGAGCCGGCATTTGCGTTCATCCTGCGTCTACTAGAGGGACGCATGGCGGGTGCGCTTGCGCCGGACGCCCGGCTGGACGTCAAAACCGCGCTGGTGATGGCCCTCAAAGAGGACGGCGAAAAGGTCGCCTACAGCATCGTGGGGCAGAACGGCCCGGACCATGCACGCGTGTTTGTGGCGCAGGTGACGCTGGAGGGGCGCGTGCTGGGCGAGGGAAGCGGCCCCAGCAAAAAGGAAGCGGAGAAACAGGCCGCGCGCGCGGCGCTTGCGGCCCTCAAACAGGCGTAA
- the coaD gene encoding pantetheine-phosphate adenylyltransferase: MSTCVYPGSFDPITNGHMDIIHRAAMLCDTLIVAVLRNSSKRHPLFSVEERAALIRRSVANIPNVTVDTFDGLLVDYVKSKGASMVVRGLRAMSDFESELQMASMNRRLAPDVEMLFLMTSSEYSFLSSSMVKEIGRMGGDIHGLLPDCIAETVRNRLIGR, encoded by the coding sequence ATGAGCACCTGCGTGTATCCGGGCAGCTTTGACCCGATTACAAACGGACATATGGATATCATCCACCGTGCGGCGATGCTGTGCGATACGCTGATCGTGGCGGTACTGCGCAATTCCAGCAAGCGCCATCCGCTTTTTTCCGTGGAGGAGCGCGCCGCGCTGATCCGCCGCTCGGTGGCAAACATCCCCAACGTGACGGTGGACACCTTCGACGGCCTGTTGGTGGACTACGTTAAAAGCAAAGGCGCCAGCATGGTGGTGCGCGGCCTGCGCGCCATGAGCGACTTTGAAAGCGAACTACAGATGGCATCGATGAACCGGCGCCTGGCGCCGGATGTAGAGATGCTCTTTTTAATGACAAGCAGTGAGTATTCGTTTTTATCCTCCAGCATGGTCAAGGAGATTGGCCGCATGGGGGGCGACATTCACGGCTTGCTGCCTGACTGCATCGCAGAGACGGTGCGCAACCGGCTGATTGGCCGATAG
- a CDS encoding 5-formyltetrahydrofolate cyclo-ligase, with translation MQREKQALRAKMRQRLRQMDRQERQRQAMAVAAHLRKTGVWQRAACVLLYHALPSEVDTSHLIDAAQKAGKAVLLPVCVSASVMEAARYSARDALSADMRGILAPGGPEIVPPARIDCVIVPGLAFTKEGLRMGRGAGYYDRFLARLSPQAKRIGVCFDQQLVTDLPTEAHDARLDAVVCAMGIFGDAR, from the coding sequence ATGCAACGTGAAAAGCAGGCGCTGCGCGCGAAGATGCGCCAGAGGCTGCGCCAAATGGACAGGCAGGAAAGGCAGCGGCAGGCGATGGCCGTTGCGGCGCACCTGCGCAAAACAGGCGTGTGGCAGCGGGCGGCATGCGTGCTGCTCTATCACGCGCTGCCCAGCGAGGTGGACACCTCCCATCTGATCGACGCCGCCCAAAAGGCGGGCAAGGCGGTGCTGCTTCCAGTGTGCGTTAGCGCAAGCGTCATGGAGGCGGCGCGCTACAGCGCGCGCGACGCGCTCAGCGCCGATATGCGCGGCATCCTTGCCCCGGGCGGGCCTGAGATCGTGCCGCCTGCGCGCATCGACTGCGTGATCGTGCCCGGCCTTGCGTTTACCAAAGAGGGCCTGCGCATGGGGCGGGGCGCGGGGTATTACGACCGGTTCCTTGCGCGCCTTTCGCCCCAGGCCAAGCGCATCGGGGTGTGCTTTGACCAGCAGCTTGTGACAGATTTGCCCACCGAAGCGCACGATGCGCGCCTGGACGCGGTGGTGTGCGCGATGGGCATCTTCGGCGACGCGCGATAA
- the acpP gene encoding acyl carrier protein, which produces MAEDAIFGKVRAAIVKQMGCEDAAVTMESSLVDDLKADSLDIVELIFNLEEAFNITIAEEDEEDLEHMATVGDIVAYIQSRI; this is translated from the coding sequence ATGGCAGAGGACGCGATCTTTGGAAAGGTGCGCGCAGCCATCGTCAAACAGATGGGCTGCGAGGATGCCGCCGTTACGATGGAATCGTCGCTGGTGGACGACTTGAAGGCTGATTCGCTCGATATTGTGGAACTGATTTTTAACCTTGAAGAGGCTTTTAACATCACGATCGCCGAGGAAGACGAGGAAGATCTGGAGCACATGGCGACTGTGGGAGACATCGTGGCGTATATCCAGAGCCGCATCTAA
- the plsX gene encoding phosphate acyltransferase PlsX — protein sequence MAHVVLDAMGGDNAPGAVVAGAVEALAQMQDLSLTLVGDETAIKQCLEGAAYDANRLRIVHATQVITNEEKPVMAVRRKKDASTVVGLKMLRDGAADAFVSAGSTGAVLTASLLILGTIEGISRPALAPLIPTTGKPVMLIDCGANVDAKPHNLEQFALMGSVYMRSVERRESPRIGLVNVGVEEGKGNALAKEAFPLLQALPINFVGNVEARDVLLDAADVVVCDAFVGNVILKLSEGAAILLTKMLKEALTSKTHYKLMAAGLKGALRAFKGRMDYTKYGGAPLLGVNGCVVKAHGSSNAAAIASALRQAKGFVDGRLVPTITEEMAKVHAALAAQTDAKSAE from the coding sequence GTGGCACATGTGGTATTGGACGCCATGGGCGGAGATAACGCCCCGGGCGCCGTTGTCGCGGGCGCGGTGGAGGCGCTTGCGCAGATGCAGGATCTTTCGCTCACGCTGGTGGGAGATGAAACCGCGATCAAGCAGTGCCTCGAAGGTGCGGCCTATGACGCGAACCGCCTGCGCATCGTGCACGCCACGCAGGTAATCACCAACGAGGAAAAGCCCGTCATGGCGGTGCGCCGCAAAAAGGACGCCTCCACCGTGGTGGGGCTGAAAATGCTGCGCGACGGCGCGGCGGACGCGTTCGTCTCGGCGGGCAGCACCGGCGCGGTGCTGACCGCGTCGCTGTTGATATTGGGCACCATCGAGGGAATCAGCAGGCCGGCGCTTGCGCCGCTGATCCCCACCACAGGCAAGCCGGTGATGCTCATCGACTGCGGCGCCAACGTGGATGCAAAACCCCACAACTTGGAGCAGTTTGCGCTGATGGGGTCGGTCTACATGCGTAGCGTGGAGCGGCGCGAGAGCCCCCGCATCGGCCTGGTCAACGTGGGTGTGGAAGAGGGCAAGGGCAACGCGCTTGCCAAGGAGGCCTTCCCGCTTTTGCAGGCGCTGCCCATTAACTTTGTGGGTAACGTCGAGGCGCGCGACGTGCTGCTGGACGCGGCCGACGTGGTGGTGTGCGACGCCTTTGTGGGCAACGTCATCCTCAAGCTATCCGAGGGCGCGGCAATCCTGCTTACCAAAATGCTCAAGGAGGCACTGACGAGCAAGACGCACTATAAACTGATGGCCGCGGGCCTCAAGGGGGCGCTTCGCGCCTTTAAGGGCCGCATGGACTACACCAAGTACGGCGGCGCGCCGCTGTTGGGCGTCAATGGGTGCGTGGTCAAGGCGCACGGCAGCTCCAACGCGGCTGCCATTGCCTCGGCGCTGCGCCAGGCCAAGGGGTTTGTCGACGGCAGACTTGTGCCCACCATCACAGAGGAGATGGCCAAGGTGCATGCCGCGCTTGCCGCGCAGACGGACGCGAAATCCGCGGAATAA
- a CDS encoding ACT domain-containing protein has translation MLVKQLSVFLENRKGRLAKLTRVLKENRINLVALSISDTTNFGILRAIVREPEAAATALRGAGFTANITEVLACAVPDQPGGLADVLLLLEQANISVEYLYSFVRTPGKEALILLRVDQLPEAIATIEQAGIRSLTHEEVLAYQA, from the coding sequence ATGTTGGTGAAACAGCTATCCGTGTTTCTCGAAAACAGAAAAGGACGCCTGGCCAAGCTTACGCGCGTGCTGAAGGAAAACAGGATCAACCTCGTCGCCCTTTCCATCTCCGATACAACCAACTTTGGGATCCTGCGCGCCATTGTGCGCGAGCCCGAGGCCGCCGCCACCGCCCTGCGCGGCGCGGGGTTTACCGCCAACATCACCGAGGTGCTGGCCTGCGCGGTGCCCGACCAGCCGGGCGGCCTTGCCGACGTGCTGCTGCTGCTTGAGCAGGCGAACATCAGCGTGGAGTACCTCTACTCCTTTGTGCGCACGCCGGGCAAAGAGGCGCTGATTCTGCTGCGCGTCGATCAGCTGCCCGAAGCCATCGCCACCATCGAGCAGGCGGGCATCCGTTCGCTGACGCACGAGGAAGTGCTGGCCTACCAGGCGTAA